DNA from Aggregatimonas sangjinii:
AGACCGATAATGCTTGAGAAATTGATTCTCAGTATTTACGATAGCCAGATAAACCAAGATTTGATTGATACCATATGTATTGTAGTAGTTGATAACGATAAGGGACGTACAGCGGAGTCTGTAATTAAATCCCTCAAGAAGAAATGTGCCCCTCCTTTTACGCTTCACTATTTCAACTTCGCTAAGAAAGGCCTTACGCATGTGAGAAATGAGATTTTAAAACAATCATTGAAATTTAATCCAGAATATATCGCATTTGTCGATGATGATGAATATGTCACTAGAAATTGGTTAAATGAACTTGTTAAAACAATGATTCATATGAATGCCGATATGGTTCTTGGGCCTAATCTTCCTGTTTTTGAAAAAGCAGTTCCGGAATATATCGCACGTTGGTTCTATGTGGAAAATTTCGAAACAAATACACAGATAGAACTCGTTGAATCAAATAACCTACTGATAAAAGCCAAGTTTCTTAATGACCATAAACTCCGTTTCGATTCTAGATTTGATCAAACGGGCGGGGAAGATACTTTTTTTGGTGTTCAGGCCATTCAAAAAGGAGCTCGAATTTTTTGGTCACACAATGCCATTGTATACGAAACAATACCTGAAAAAAGAGCTACCTTAAAATGGGTGATGCGCAGAATTTACAGGGCAGCATCGACTTTTACGTATATTCTTAAGTTAAAAAAAGCATATGTAATGCTTGTAAGGAAATTCTTCATCAGCATACTTTATTTAGGATTCGGAATTTGCAGTTTGGTCTTTTTACCATTTTCTAGTAAACATAAATACTTGGGATTGATTAAAATCAGTGAAGCACTCGGAGGTTTTGCGGGAATGATAAATATTAGGTACAAAGAATATGCAACCGATAATTGAGATTAAAATAACCTATTAGAACTACATATTAAGAGTTTTATGACCTAATTCCGTGCTGCTAATCATAAATTTTGACGGTTCTCGGACAAACAGTTTTATTGATATTGGTCAGATTTAAGTTTATCTCGAAGTTAATCTGGTCAATTATCGATTATTTCACCTTTTAGCATGAGATACGGGCTTTGTGCTATAATAATTTTGTTATTTTGTTACCACTAAACGGGTCACCCGAAAAAGGACAATTTTTCAAGTCAGATGAATTTAAAATTCGAAACAATTGAAAACTGTCTTAAAAAGCAATAGACTGCCAAAATTTTCTATATTGAAAGTTTAAATCCTTAAAATCTGGATAAAACGTTCCTGAAACGAAGAGATTTGAATATGGATTGGATACTGTTTAGAGTTGTTGCGAATTTTAGTGATTAAATCAAGACCTTATCTATGCCTGTACCTATTGCACTCTTCACCTATAAAAGACTGGATACTCTAAAACAGACTATTATCCATTTGAGACAGAACAAAATGGCTTCTGAATCTGATTTGTATATTTTTTGCGATGGTGCCAAAAATCCTATCGACGAACCCCATGTGAAAAAGGTACATAGATATATCGAGAGTGTAGATGGTTTTAAAAAAGTATACATCGTAAAGTCAAAAAAAAATAGAGGTTGTGCCAATTCCATTATCAAAGGTGTATCCGATGTCTTGGCCGAGCACGAAAGTGTAATCGTCGTCGAAGACGATTTGTTTACTACCCCCAATTTTCTTTGCTTTATGAATAAGGCACTTGAGGTTTATCAACACAATGAGAGAGTTTTGTCTATCTCTGGGTATTCACTGGATTTGGACAGCAAGGAAAGAAGACCAAATGACACCTACTTTCTTCCTAGGGGTTGGCCGTGGGGCTGGGCCACTTGGAAAACCAGATGGGAAAATGTTGACTGGGAAGTTAAAGATTATGAAGAACACAGGCGAAGCTCCAAAAAGAGAAAAGAATTCTCTCGTGGAGGTTCGGACTTGAACCGAATGCTTCGGAAACAGATGGAGGGAGAGTTGGATGCTTGGGATATCAGATGGTTTTACCACCAGTACAAAACCGATACTTTGACTCTGTACCCGACTCATTCCAAGGTGATTAACGTGGGGTTTGATGCCATGGCCACGCACAGCAAAACATCAAATAAGAGATTCTTTCCTGTCCTTGACGAGTCTTCTTCCTGCGATTTTAAATTTAACGATGAGGTTGAAATTGACAAGGAAACACACCGTCTTTTTTTGACCAAGATGGGCCTTAGGGCCAGGATTCTAGCCAAAGTTGGATATTATTTGGATAAGACCGTCAAATAATGGACGGTAAAAATGTTTAACCAATCTAAAAAATGGTCCGTACCCTTAAAAAGATTAGAATTCTTTACCTCAAACATGTCAAGTGGAGAAAATACGCTATCGGAAAAAATTTCTATGTAGGGCAGCGTGTTTACTTATGGGGGAGAAATGGCATTCGTATAGGAGACAACTTTTATATGGGCAGGGACTCTCAAATTGAAACCTCTTGCACCATAGGAAACAATGTGATAGTAGGAAACAAGGTTGGCATTATAGGAAAATATGACCACCACTACCAAACACTGGGCCTGCCCATAAGATTGACACCAAGAATTAGGGATGAGGATTATGCCTGGAAAGGGCTTGAAGAGATAACGCGAATAGAAGATGATGTATGGATTGGGTATGGTGCCATAATTCTAAGTGGTGTTACTGTAGGATTAGGTTCAATAATTGCAGCGGGTTCCTTGGTAACCAAAAATGTTGAGCCTTACTCTATATATGGCGGTAATCCTGCAAAAAAAATCGGAAACAGATTTGACTCTGAAGAAGATTTGAAAAAACATAAAGAACTTTTAAAACTATTGCCAACCCATTTAAAAGGTAAATTGTAAAAATGCCCATTGCAAATAGTATCTTGGTATGGATTTTCGTACAACCCATCGATATATTCCAACCGCCAATCGATTTATTAACGTTAAATTTAGGCATTCACATTAGTTTTAGCATACAAGAAAATTTCCATCCTTTTATGGAGAATTTAAAGCCTTCCCCGCTATATGGTATCAACCATTTAATTGGGTTTAAATTGAACAACATATAACCATATAGAATGTTTAAAGACAAAACTTTGTTGATTACAGGGGGTACTGGTTCCTTTGGAAATGCCGTTCTGGCACGCTTTCTCAAGACGAATATTAAGGAAATTCGAATTTTTAGTAGAGACGAGAAAAAGCAGCATTACATGAGGGAGACCCTGAACAATCCAAAAGTCAAGTTCTATATTGGAGACGTAAGGGACTTTGACAGCATAAACCGGGCAATGCAAGGGGTAGATTATGTTTTTCACGCCGCCGCTTTAAAACAAGTACCCTCTTGTGAGTTTTTTCCTATAGAAGCAACAAAAACCAATGTGTTTGGTACTCAAAACACTATTGATGCTGGAGTTGCCAATAAGGTAAAACGGATTATTTGTCTTAGTACTGATAAGGCTGCTTATCCTATTAACGCTATGGGAATAAGTAAAGCCATGATGGAAAAAGTAGCCGTAGCCGCTTCTCG
Protein-coding regions in this window:
- a CDS encoding glycosyltransferase family 2 protein; this translates as MNPVVIGIPTYKRPIMLEKLILSIYDSQINQDLIDTICIVVVDNDKGRTAESVIKSLKKKCAPPFTLHYFNFAKKGLTHVRNEILKQSLKFNPEYIAFVDDDEYVTRNWLNELVKTMIHMNADMVLGPNLPVFEKAVPEYIARWFYVENFETNTQIELVESNNLLIKAKFLNDHKLRFDSRFDQTGGEDTFFGVQAIQKGARIFWSHNAIVYETIPEKRATLKWVMRRIYRAASTFTYILKLKKAYVMLVRKFFISILYLGFGICSLVFLPFSSKHKYLGLIKISEALGGFAGMINIRYKEYATDN
- a CDS encoding sugar transferase — translated: MPVPIALFTYKRLDTLKQTIIHLRQNKMASESDLYIFCDGAKNPIDEPHVKKVHRYIESVDGFKKVYIVKSKKNRGCANSIIKGVSDVLAEHESVIVVEDDLFTTPNFLCFMNKALEVYQHNERVLSISGYSLDLDSKERRPNDTYFLPRGWPWGWATWKTRWENVDWEVKDYEEHRRSSKKRKEFSRGGSDLNRMLRKQMEGELDAWDIRWFYHQYKTDTLTLYPTHSKVINVGFDAMATHSKTSNKRFFPVLDESSSCDFKFNDEVEIDKETHRLFLTKMGLRARILAKVGYYLDKTVK